From Topomyia yanbarensis strain Yona2022 chromosome 1, ASM3024719v1, whole genome shotgun sequence, one genomic window encodes:
- the LOC131683110 gene encoding uncharacterized protein LOC131683110 — translation MRRYPSVDQQHAAAVQIVKLFPQLSNTRVTPTAPDESFFFWRNGGKEKGAHTGMIFHRIRNVIKQLPAGKHKYNRGTMPVEESVSTELVERAQLLRVMLASASVAEHICDEMDRCFPVLKLLLKEKKPVNDILDMFPHLCSYEGLVIRQMFERLYPNRTEGLKIEDVFSQCLSYSPSRFSRVEDDHIRGCLRIISHMPIRGQKRTLVGCPTVGEEHSASILIRWIGECLDTYVASPATDSKLHMVCVASPMKRGNYAVICEKKVIFETNNSIHAVEILFKCYAVLGVEVPPNFRMFWDFLACAIYNIIPHSQRTTVNRLVQTFIEVSRARIDNK, via the exons ATGCGCAGGTATCCTTCTGTTGATCAACAGCATGCGGCAGCTGTTCAAATCGTAAAATTATTTCCACAACTTAGTAATACGCGAGTCACACCAACTGCTCCTGATGAG TCATTTTTCTTTTGGCGCAACGGAGGCAAGGAAAAGGGTGCTCATACTGGCATGATATTTCATCGCATCCGGAATGTCATCAAACAGCTACCTGCAGGAAAACATAAATATAATCGAGGAACTATGCCTGTAGAAGAGTCCGTTTCAACTGAACTTGTAGAGCGGGCTCAATTGCTCCGAGTAATGCTTGCATCGGCATCAGTAGCAGaacatatttgtgatgaaatggaccGATGCTTTCCAGTCCTCAAACTGttattaaaagaaaagaaacccgTTAATGATATCTTGGATATGTTTCCACACCTGTGTTCATATGAAGGATTGGTG ATTCGTCAAATGTTTGAGAGATTGTATCCTAACAGAACAGAAGGTCTCAAAATCGAGGATGTCTTCTCTCAGTGTCTATCTTATTCACCGTCCAGATTCTCTAGAGTAGAAGATG ATCACATTCGAGGATGCTTGAGAATAATTTCTCATATGCCAATTCGCGGACAAAAAAGAACGCTGGTAGGCTGTCCAACTGTAGGCGAAGAACATTCGGCTTCAATTTTAATTCGTTGGATTGGG GAGTGCTTAGATACATACGTGGCATCCCCCGCAACTGATTCCAAACTACACATGGTGTGCGTAGCAAGCCCGATGAAAAGAGGAAATTATGCCGTCAtttgtgagaaaaaagttatattcgagaCTAACAATTCTATTCATGCAgtggaaattttattcaaatgctACGCAGTTCTCGGAGTGGAGGTGCCACCTAATTTTAGAATGTTTTGGGACTTTCTGGCATGTgccatatataatataattccgCACAGTCAGAGGACAACTGTGAATAGACTCGTCCAAACTTTTATTGAAGTTTCCCGCGCACGTATTGACAACAAATAa